The following are from one region of the Methyloversatilis discipulorum genome:
- a CDS encoding endonuclease/exonuclease/phosphatase family protein, with product MTELRICTWNIHKGFSQFNRRMVIHELRERLHAFGADLVFLQEVQGQHHGHAERHADWPTEPQYEFLADQMWPATAYGRNAVYDHGHHGNAILSRHPISQSGNVDVSAHRFEQRGLLHCVIEPDGAHRVHALCVHLGLTARGRRQQYAMLAEHIRRTIPAEDGLIVAGDFNDWYNRAEEQWSRALGLHEAHSVIHGRPARSFPAAFPLLRLDRIYVRGVDVREVKLHSGPPWSRVSDHAALTARLVLPAR from the coding sequence ATGACCGAACTGCGCATCTGCACCTGGAACATCCACAAGGGTTTTTCGCAGTTCAATCGCCGCATGGTGATCCACGAACTGCGCGAACGCCTGCACGCGTTCGGCGCCGATCTGGTGTTCCTGCAGGAGGTGCAGGGTCAGCACCACGGCCACGCCGAGCGCCACGCCGACTGGCCGACCGAGCCGCAGTACGAATTCCTCGCCGACCAGATGTGGCCGGCCACCGCCTACGGCCGCAACGCGGTCTATGACCACGGCCACCACGGCAACGCCATCCTGTCGCGACACCCGATATCGCAGAGCGGCAATGTCGACGTGTCGGCGCATCGTTTCGAGCAGCGCGGCCTGCTGCACTGCGTGATCGAACCGGACGGCGCCCACCGCGTGCACGCGCTGTGCGTACACCTCGGCCTGACCGCGCGCGGGCGACGCCAGCAGTACGCGATGCTGGCCGAGCACATCCGTCGCACCATCCCGGCGGAGGACGGCCTCATCGTCGCCGGCGACTTCAACGACTGGTACAACCGGGCCGAAGAGCAATGGTCGCGCGCGCTCGGTCTGCATGAAGCGCACAGCGTGATACACGGCCGCCCCGCGCGCAGCTTTCCCGCCGCCTTTCCGCTGCTGCGGCTGGACCGCATCTATGTGCGCGGCGTCGACGTACGCGAGGTGAAGCTGCACTCCGGTCCGCCCTGGTCGCGCGTATCCGATCACGCCGCGCTGACCGCACGTCTGGTCCTGCCGGCGCGATGA
- the clsB gene encoding cardiolipin synthase ClsB has translation MTRLLPGNDIQLLVCGMQYFPALEEAIDRAHSEIFLETYIFDDDDTGRRIATALARAARRGVRVRVLVDGFGARDFEDTHQSALEAAGVHVLMFRPEVGRMSFRRNRLRRMHRKMVVVDAQTGFVGGINIIDDMHTPGHTPPRFDYAVRVRGPLVARMHLECQKLWERVAWATLQFRPRLPRTSRYANRHTGKMRAALLVRDNLRHRHDIENAYLQAIDGAFEEVLIANAYFLPGRRFRQALIAAAARGVKVTLILQGRVEYALLHYASQALYGSLLSQGIRIFEYRRSFLHAKAAVVDQHWATVGSSNIDPFSLMLAREANIVVHDIGFANELRQSLRAAARHGGRELRHRQWKTRPLHERLLRWIAYGMVRLMIGLAGERVSRHMLRKK, from the coding sequence ATGACCCGTCTGCTGCCTGGCAACGACATCCAGCTGCTGGTCTGCGGCATGCAGTACTTCCCGGCGCTGGAAGAGGCGATCGACCGCGCGCACAGCGAAATCTTCCTCGAAACCTACATCTTCGACGACGACGACACCGGGCGCCGCATCGCCACGGCACTGGCACGCGCGGCACGACGGGGCGTGCGGGTTCGCGTGCTGGTCGACGGATTCGGCGCGCGCGACTTCGAGGACACGCATCAGAGCGCGCTCGAAGCCGCCGGCGTGCATGTGCTGATGTTCCGCCCGGAGGTCGGCCGCATGAGCTTCCGCCGCAACCGACTGCGCCGCATGCACCGCAAGATGGTGGTGGTCGACGCGCAGACCGGCTTCGTCGGCGGCATCAACATCATCGACGACATGCACACGCCCGGTCACACGCCGCCGCGCTTCGATTACGCGGTGCGCGTGCGCGGGCCGCTGGTGGCGCGCATGCATCTCGAATGCCAGAAGCTGTGGGAGCGCGTCGCCTGGGCGACGCTGCAGTTCCGGCCACGCCTGCCGCGCACCAGCCGCTACGCCAACCGTCACACCGGGAAGATGCGTGCGGCGCTATTGGTGCGCGACAACCTGCGCCACCGGCACGACATCGAGAACGCCTACCTGCAGGCGATAGACGGCGCCTTCGAGGAGGTGCTGATCGCCAACGCCTACTTCCTGCCCGGTCGCCGCTTCCGCCAGGCCTTGATCGCCGCCGCCGCGCGCGGCGTCAAGGTGACGCTCATCCTGCAGGGGCGTGTCGAGTACGCGCTGCTGCATTACGCCTCGCAGGCGCTGTATGGCTCGCTGCTGTCGCAGGGCATACGCATCTTCGAGTACAGGCGCAGCTTTCTGCACGCCAAGGCGGCGGTGGTCGACCAGCACTGGGCAACCGTCGGCTCCAGCAACATCGACCCCTTCAGCCTGATGCTGGCGCGCGAAGCCAATATCGTCGTGCACGACATCGGCTTCGCCAACGAACTGCGGCAGAGCCTGCGTGCCGCCGCCCGCCACGGCGGGCGCGAATTGCGGCATCGCCAGTGGAAGACCCGCCCGCTGCACGAGCGGCTGCTGCGCTGGATCGCTTACGGCATGGTGCGGCTGATGATCGGTCTGGCCGGCGAACGGGTGAGCCGGCACATGCTGCGCAAGAAATAG
- a CDS encoding PepSY domain-containing protein: protein MNLKRIALFVLLPVTAVVSAAGIALLHAPDTQAGEDHLKARALSQRGDILPLEKIAERARAEKPGKLIDIELEQKKGIWVYEAEILDDAGRVWELKLDARTGVLLEMEQDD from the coding sequence ATGAACCTGAAACGCATCGCACTGTTCGTATTGCTGCCCGTCACCGCCGTCGTATCCGCCGCCGGTATCGCGCTGCTGCACGCGCCCGACACGCAGGCCGGCGAAGACCACCTCAAGGCGCGCGCACTGAGCCAGCGCGGCGACATCCTGCCGCTGGAGAAGATCGCCGAGCGCGCGCGCGCGGAAAAGCCGGGCAAGCTGATCGATATCGAACTCGAACAGAAGAAGGGCATCTGGGTGTATGAAGCCGAGATACTCGACGACGCCGGTCGCGTGTGGGAACTGAAGCTGGATGCACGCACCGGCGTACTGCTGGAAATGGAGCAGGACGACTGA
- a CDS encoding response regulator transcription factor has protein sequence MRLLLAEDDETLVAGLKPLLERAGYAVDVATDGVFAQLSAEAIDYDLVILDLGLPRRNGVEVLRQWRDARRAMPVVVLTARDTWQEKVEVLNAGADDYVCKPFHSEELLARIAAVLKRSAARRTPGPLVRGPLRLDEATQSAALDGGALIELSSIEFRLLRCFMLHAGQVLSQQRLNEHLYDHATDHDSNVIEAHITRLRRKIGRDWIQTRRGQGYVFDAPEAP, from the coding sequence ATGCGCCTGTTGCTGGCCGAAGACGACGAAACGCTGGTTGCCGGACTGAAGCCGCTGCTCGAACGCGCCGGCTACGCGGTCGACGTCGCCACCGACGGCGTGTTCGCACAGCTGTCGGCGGAAGCCATCGACTACGACCTCGTGATACTCGATCTCGGCCTGCCACGGCGCAACGGCGTCGAGGTACTGCGCCAGTGGCGCGACGCGCGGCGCGCGATGCCGGTGGTGGTGCTGACCGCCCGCGACACCTGGCAGGAGAAGGTCGAGGTGCTCAACGCCGGCGCCGACGACTATGTCTGCAAGCCCTTTCACAGCGAGGAACTGCTGGCGCGCATCGCCGCCGTGCTGAAGCGCAGCGCGGCGCGCCGCACGCCGGGCCCGCTCGTGCGCGGCCCACTGCGGCTCGATGAAGCGACGCAGAGCGCCGCACTCGATGGCGGCGCGCTGATAGAACTGAGCAGCATCGAGTTCCGCCTGCTGCGCTGCTTCATGCTGCACGCCGGCCAGGTGCTGTCGCAGCAGCGCCTGAACGAACACCTCTACGACCATGCCACCGATCACGACAGCAATGTGATCGAGGCCCACATCACGCGCTTGCGCCGCAAGATAGGCCGCGACTGGATACAGACGCGGCGCGGTCAGGGCTATGTGTTCGACGCTCCGGAGGCGCCGTGA
- a CDS encoding ATP-binding protein, producing MKYALRTRLAAGLAISFVMLAGLQWLLAGIAIERLLKAQLAQRLERDAENLLAALDGEAGAPLQLDDARVGGEYRQPFSGHYFRIVIDGGDDISSRSLWDHSLALPAAGSERIAQSEAAGPQGQSLWLLSARYEKRGQSVRILVAEDLSALRTGLREWHLLYGVLTLVVVALVLAVQQWVVRRSLAPLDTLRAQMQALERGERERLDVALPDEIAPLVDQFNTLLGMLLRRSQRSRDALGNLAHALKTRLAVLLQVAESPAMAAHPELQQRMTDSTELMRRAIERELRRARLMGGTHPARRSDLRDAAGRLAATLAILHGERSPDIALDMATDITLAMDAEDLMELLGNLMDNACAWCRSRVRLSVERGADLKLVIEDDGPGCAPEQLESLSARGFRADETKPGHGLGLSIVRDLVDSYGGALEFGPSPVLGGLRVTVHLPARMALDAPSTEGERT from the coding sequence GTGAAGTACGCGCTGCGCACCCGTCTTGCCGCCGGCCTGGCGATCAGTTTCGTCATGCTGGCCGGCCTGCAGTGGCTGCTCGCCGGCATCGCCATCGAACGCCTGCTCAAGGCGCAGCTGGCGCAGCGACTGGAGCGCGACGCCGAGAACCTGCTGGCCGCACTCGACGGCGAAGCCGGCGCACCGCTGCAGCTCGACGACGCACGCGTGGGCGGCGAATACCGACAGCCCTTCTCCGGTCATTACTTCCGCATCGTGATCGATGGCGGTGACGACATTTCGTCGCGCTCGCTGTGGGATCACAGCCTGGCCCTGCCGGCCGCCGGCAGCGAACGCATCGCGCAGAGCGAGGCTGCCGGCCCGCAGGGACAGTCGCTGTGGCTGCTGTCGGCGCGCTACGAAAAGCGCGGCCAGTCGGTGCGCATACTGGTTGCCGAAGACCTGTCGGCGCTGCGAACCGGGCTGCGCGAGTGGCATCTGCTGTATGGCGTGCTGACGCTGGTCGTGGTCGCGCTCGTGCTGGCCGTGCAGCAGTGGGTGGTGCGCCGTTCGCTGGCGCCGCTCGATACGCTGCGCGCCCAGATGCAGGCGCTCGAACGCGGCGAGCGCGAGCGGCTCGACGTCGCGCTGCCGGACGAGATCGCGCCGCTGGTCGATCAGTTCAATACGCTGCTCGGCATGCTGCTGCGCCGCTCGCAGCGCTCGCGCGACGCGCTCGGCAACCTCGCCCACGCGCTGAAGACGCGGCTGGCGGTGCTGCTGCAGGTCGCCGAGTCGCCGGCGATGGCGGCCCACCCCGAACTGCAGCAGCGCATGACCGACAGCACCGAACTGATGCGCCGCGCCATCGAGCGCGAGCTGCGGCGCGCCCGGCTGATGGGCGGCACCCACCCGGCCCGGCGCAGCGACCTGCGCGATGCCGCCGGACGGCTGGCGGCCACGCTGGCCATCCTGCACGGCGAACGGTCGCCGGACATTGCGCTCGACATGGCCACCGACATCACGCTGGCGATGGACGCGGAAGACCTGATGGAGCTGCTCGGCAACCTGATGGACAACGCCTGCGCCTGGTGCCGCAGCCGCGTGCGACTGTCGGTCGAACGTGGCGCCGACCTCAAGCTGGTGATCGAGGACGACGGCCCGGGCTGCGCGCCCGAACAACTCGAATCGCTCAGCGCGCGCGGCTTCCGCGCCGACGAGACGAAACCGGGCCACGGTCTCGGCCTGTCCATCGTGCGCGACCTGGTCGACAGCTATGGCGGCGCACTCGAGTTCGGACCGTCACCGGTCCTCGGCGGACTGCGCGTCACCGTGCATCTGCCGGCACGCATGGCGCTTGATGCGCCCTCAACCGAAGGAGAACGGACATGA
- a CDS encoding PepSY domain-containing protein, with product MKKALIATTTLLAALLTPPVFADDDDLPKMRAIAEAMKLISLEEATAKALAAKPGTVIEADLERRFMSDDYDYEFELIDTAGKEWDVHINARDGSVRSMRRDWFD from the coding sequence ATGAAGAAAGCCCTGATCGCGACAACCACCCTGCTCGCCGCCCTGCTCACGCCGCCGGTCTTCGCCGACGACGACGATCTGCCGAAGATGCGCGCCATCGCCGAGGCGATGAAGCTGATCTCGCTGGAGGAGGCGACCGCCAAGGCGCTCGCCGCCAAGCCGGGCACGGTGATCGAAGCCGACCTCGAACGCCGCTTCATGAGCGACGACTACGACTACGAGTTCGAACTGATAGACACCGCGGGCAAGGAGTGGGACGTGCACATCAACGCGCGCGACGGCTCGGTGCGCTCGATGCGGCGCGACTGGTTCGACTGA
- a CDS encoding putative bifunctional diguanylate cyclase/phosphodiesterase has protein sequence MPSLPDRAAPRPPPRDADVVARRLRALIVEDNPVDELLVLAKLRAAGFAVEHCRVDSVAALEAALRERHWDIVISDYVLPDCDGLDVLAVVRRMQPDLPFILVSGGIGEAVAVDAMRAGAQDYLLKQNLLRLGAVVDRELTKSATARALRAERQKLRESELRLHSILATLEDIIWSIELPSQKLVYLNPSAETIYGVSAEAFLRSEVDWLDMVHPDDRERMLRSLKEATTSGSLTTEYRVVRPDGEVRWILDRARVVFNEHGARIRLDGIARDVTQQRSSEAKLRQAAHFDVLTGLPNRILLNERLQKAIDAAIDTEAMMAVVFIDLDRFKIVNDSMGHDAGDELLRVLSRRLSQRVRASDTVARLGGDEFVVLLPEIRQAQDAQAVCEQMLGALAPPVSIRNHDIHCTASMGVAVFPRDGRDVATLLRHADAAMYRAKQSGRNTICFHEPDQNAASGVLRLEADLHTALAQQQFELHFQPQVDLLNGRRVIGFEALVRWRHPERGLVSPVDFIPLAEETGLIVQLGQWVLRQACEQGKVWAERFDPELRVAVNVSARQFVGSDIVRTVSRELERSGLSPRNLELELTESMLMHNVGQTVKLLGDLKRLGIAVAIDDFGTGYSSLAYLRRFPIDVLKIDASFVRDIGHDADDAAICACILAMAGSLRIEAVAEGVETEDQLAFLREQGCRIGQGYLFGKPMPADEATALLARGAA, from the coding sequence ATGCCCTCCTTGCCTGATCGCGCAGCACCTCGCCCTCCGCCTCGCGACGCAGACGTCGTCGCGAGGCGTCTGCGTGCGCTCATCGTCGAGGACAACCCGGTCGACGAACTGCTGGTGCTGGCCAAGCTTCGCGCCGCGGGCTTTGCCGTCGAACACTGCCGCGTAGACAGCGTGGCCGCGCTCGAAGCAGCGCTGCGCGAGCGGCACTGGGACATCGTGATTTCCGACTACGTGCTGCCGGACTGCGACGGTCTGGACGTGTTGGCCGTGGTCCGGCGCATGCAGCCTGACCTGCCCTTCATCCTGGTGTCGGGCGGCATCGGCGAGGCGGTCGCCGTCGACGCCATGCGCGCCGGCGCGCAGGACTATCTGCTCAAACAGAACCTGCTGCGCCTCGGCGCCGTGGTGGACCGTGAGCTCACCAAGTCGGCCACCGCCCGTGCGCTGCGCGCGGAACGGCAGAAGCTGCGCGAGAGCGAACTGCGGCTGCACAGCATATTGGCCACGCTGGAAGACATCATCTGGTCGATCGAGCTGCCGTCGCAGAAGCTGGTCTACCTGAACCCGTCGGCCGAAACCATCTACGGCGTGAGCGCCGAGGCCTTCCTCCGCAGTGAGGTCGACTGGCTGGACATGGTTCACCCGGACGACCGCGAACGCATGCTGCGCTCGCTGAAGGAGGCGACCACCAGCGGCAGCCTGACCACCGAATACCGGGTCGTCCGGCCTGACGGCGAAGTGCGCTGGATACTTGATCGCGCGCGCGTGGTGTTCAACGAGCACGGCGCCCGCATCCGCCTCGATGGCATCGCCCGCGACGTGACGCAGCAGCGCAGCAGCGAAGCCAAGCTGCGCCAGGCGGCCCACTTCGACGTGCTGACCGGCCTGCCCAACCGCATCCTGCTGAACGAGCGGCTGCAGAAGGCGATCGATGCCGCGATCGACACGGAGGCGATGATGGCGGTCGTGTTCATCGACCTCGACCGCTTCAAGATCGTCAACGACAGCATGGGGCACGACGCCGGTGACGAACTGCTGCGCGTGCTGTCGCGGCGCCTGTCGCAGCGGGTGCGCGCCAGCGACACGGTGGCCCGCCTGGGCGGCGACGAGTTCGTCGTACTGCTGCCGGAGATCCGCCAGGCGCAGGACGCGCAGGCCGTGTGCGAACAGATGCTGGGCGCGCTGGCGCCGCCGGTGTCGATACGGAATCACGACATCCATTGCACCGCCAGCATGGGCGTGGCGGTGTTTCCGCGCGACGGCCGTGACGTCGCGACGCTGTTGCGTCATGCCGACGCCGCGATGTACCGGGCCAAGCAATCCGGACGGAATACGATCTGTTTTCACGAGCCGGACCAGAACGCCGCCTCCGGTGTGCTGCGCCTCGAAGCCGATCTGCATACGGCGCTGGCGCAGCAGCAGTTCGAACTGCATTTCCAGCCGCAGGTCGATCTGCTGAACGGCCGCCGCGTCATCGGTTTCGAAGCCCTGGTGCGCTGGCGTCACCCGGAGCGCGGGCTGGTGTCGCCAGTCGACTTCATACCGCTGGCCGAGGAAACAGGCCTCATCGTGCAACTCGGACAGTGGGTGCTGCGCCAGGCCTGCGAGCAGGGAAAGGTGTGGGCCGAACGCTTCGACCCGGAACTGCGGGTCGCGGTCAATGTGTCGGCGCGGCAGTTCGTCGGCAGCGACATCGTGCGCACCGTTTCGCGCGAACTCGAACGCAGCGGCCTGTCGCCGCGCAATCTCGAACTGGAACTGACCGAATCGATGCTGATGCACAACGTCGGCCAGACGGTGAAGCTGCTTGGCGATCTCAAGCGGCTGGGCATCGCGGTCGCCATCGACGATTTCGGCACCGGCTATTCCAGCCTCGCCTATCTCAGGCGCTTTCCGATCGACGTGCTGAAGATAGACGCGTCCTTCGTGCGCGACATCGGTCACGACGCCGATGACGCCGCAATCTGCGCCTGCATACTCGCGATGGCCGGCTCCTTGCGCATCGAGGCGGTTGCCGAGGGCGTCGAAACCGAAGACCAGCTCGCCTTCCTGCGCGAACAGGGCTGCCGCATCGGACAGGGTTATCTGTTCGGCAAACCGATGCCGGCGGACGAGGCAACCGCGCTGCTTGCGCGCGGCGCCGCCTGA